Proteins from a genomic interval of Calditerrivibrio sp.:
- the mutS gene encoding DNA mismatch repair protein MutS, whose protein sequence is MEETTVKITPMYSQFLQEKKNYPDAILFFRMGDFYEMFGEDAKIASKILNIALTARNKNEENPIPMCGVPYHSYLPYLKKLVDAGYKVAICEQLEDPKSAKGIVKRGVVRVVTPGTIIEDDIITGNDYNFILSCEKEKDLFYAVVADTSTGDTFIVKSISLDDIIAKYSPKEIITSGELGINRHLTLLTYRANYDYMVEKISNYYQVSSLNALGVTDWQLVKPIYNLIRYIEDNFLDIKLKLPNTDPLENQLYLDAVAIKTLELVESSDPAGKNSLFDALNFCKTPMGERLLKLRIVTPLRDLGEIRRRQEWIEFFVNNSEISRSLMEVLDDIGDLERVITRITAKKGTPKDLISLKNSLQPLPKIKEILSNALSPFISEFLASFDVLQDVYETIAVSINDDPPYNMKECGIIKDGYSKEIDELRRVQKNSQQLLLKIETEEKEKTGISTLKVRYNRVFGYYIEISKGQINKVPDYFERRQTLVNAERFTTKELKELEEKILTAEERLLDLEHEVFCSIRDKVALQSERIRGTAHSIAELDFFTSAAFCAEKYGYVKPDLGDYDEIQIIDGRHSVIERKLKDSFVPNDLFMDNHTNRLLIITGPNMSGKSTYLRTMALICLMAHTGIFVPAKRAKIGLIDRIFTRVGANDNLARGESTFMVEMIETANILKNATDRSLIILDEVGRGTSTFDGLSIAWSVAEYIAETIKAKTLFATHYHELTELQSCTSGVKNYTTLVREWKNEIIFMRKIIEGVADKSYGIYVAKLAGLPGSIIKRAEEVLDILEKHEISIDGSFIIGKKKKSFERTVIQPMLVFEDHPILEELKAINPDELTPKQALEILYRLRERLNG, encoded by the coding sequence ATGGAAGAAACCACAGTCAAGATAACTCCCATGTACAGCCAGTTTCTCCAAGAAAAAAAGAACTATCCCGATGCCATACTCTTTTTTAGGATGGGGGATTTTTATGAAATGTTTGGTGAAGATGCTAAAATAGCCTCAAAGATATTGAACATTGCCCTAACAGCCAGGAACAAGAATGAAGAAAACCCTATTCCGATGTGTGGAGTGCCGTATCACTCCTATTTACCCTATTTGAAAAAACTGGTGGATGCTGGATACAAGGTGGCTATCTGTGAACAGTTGGAAGATCCCAAATCTGCAAAAGGAATTGTAAAAAGGGGGGTTGTAAGGGTAGTTACACCTGGAACAATTATAGAGGATGATATAATAACTGGCAACGACTACAACTTTATACTATCCTGTGAAAAGGAAAAAGACCTATTCTATGCAGTAGTGGCAGATACATCCACAGGTGATACTTTTATAGTGAAGTCTATTTCATTGGATGATATCATTGCAAAATATAGTCCAAAAGAGATTATAACTTCTGGTGAACTTGGTATAAATAGACATTTGACCCTACTTACTTACCGGGCAAATTATGATTACATGGTTGAAAAGATATCTAATTACTATCAGGTTTCCTCTCTTAATGCTCTTGGGGTCACAGATTGGCAGTTGGTCAAGCCGATCTATAACTTGATAAGGTATATAGAGGATAACTTCCTTGATATAAAACTTAAGTTACCGAATACCGATCCTTTGGAGAATCAGCTTTATCTGGATGCAGTTGCCATAAAGACCCTCGAATTGGTGGAGAGTAGCGATCCTGCAGGTAAAAACTCATTGTTTGATGCCCTAAATTTTTGTAAAACACCTATGGGTGAAAGATTGCTTAAGTTAAGGATAGTCACACCCTTGAGGGACCTTGGGGAGATAAGGAGACGTCAGGAATGGATAGAGTTTTTTGTCAACAACAGTGAAATTTCCCGCAGTTTGATGGAGGTATTGGATGATATTGGTGATTTAGAAAGGGTGATAACCCGAATAACAGCGAAAAAAGGGACACCAAAGGATCTTATTTCGCTAAAAAACTCCCTCCAGCCTTTACCAAAGATTAAAGAGATTTTGTCCAATGCCTTGTCACCATTTATATCTGAATTTTTAGCATCGTTTGATGTTTTGCAAGATGTTTATGAGACGATAGCTGTATCCATAAACGATGATCCCCCTTATAACATGAAGGAATGTGGGATAATAAAGGATGGGTATTCCAAAGAGATAGATGAGCTTAGGAGAGTCCAAAAGAACAGCCAGCAGTTACTTCTCAAAATTGAAACGGAGGAGAAGGAAAAAACTGGCATAAGTACTCTAAAGGTTAGATACAATAGAGTATTTGGGTATTATATAGAGATATCGAAGGGGCAGATAAATAAAGTACCTGACTATTTTGAAAGGCGACAGACGCTGGTTAATGCGGAGCGATTCACCACGAAGGAGTTAAAGGAACTCGAGGAAAAGATCCTTACAGCCGAGGAGAGACTTCTGGATCTCGAGCATGAAGTTTTTTGTAGTATAAGGGATAAGGTGGCTTTGCAATCGGAGAGGATAAGGGGAACAGCCCACAGTATAGCGGAACTTGATTTTTTTACCTCTGCAGCATTTTGTGCGGAAAAGTATGGTTATGTGAAACCTGATTTGGGTGATTATGACGAAATTCAGATTATAGATGGTAGGCATTCTGTTATTGAGCGGAAATTGAAAGATAGCTTTGTCCCAAATGATCTGTTTATGGATAATCATACAAATAGATTACTAATCATAACAGGGCCTAATATGTCTGGAAAAAGTACCTATTTGAGGACTATGGCCCTTATCTGCCTGATGGCACACACTGGTATCTTTGTACCGGCAAAAAGGGCTAAGATCGGACTCATCGATAGGATTTTTACCCGTGTGGGGGCAAATGACAACCTGGCAAGGGGTGAATCAACCTTTATGGTGGAGATGATTGAGACTGCAAATATACTGAAAAATGCAACTGATAGGTCTTTGATAATACTTGATGAGGTAGGTAGAGGCACATCCACTTTTGATGGGCTTTCCATAGCATGGTCAGTGGCTGAGTATATTGCAGAAACGATTAAAGCTAAGACCCTCTTTGCAACCCATTACCATGAGTTGACCGAACTCCAATCCTGCACCAGTGGTGTGAAAAACTATACTACCCTCGTAAGAGAGTGGAAGAATGAGATTATCTTTATGCGTAAAATTATAGAAGGTGTAGCTGACAAAAGTTACGGGATATATGTTGCAAAATTAGCTGGACTACCTGGTTCGATTATAAAGCGGGCTGAGGAGGTCCTTGATATCCTTGAAAAACATGAGATATCAATAGATGGCTCTTTTATTATAGGTAAGAAGAAAAAATCGTTTGAAAGGACAGTTATACAGCCCATGTTGGTATTTGAGGATCATCCTATTTTGGAAGAACTAAAGGCGATTAATCCAGATGAACTTACACCAAAACAGGCTCTGGAGATACTTTATAGATTGAGGGAGAGATTAAATGGATAG
- a CDS encoding ATP-binding protein, which translates to MSLFLKLRLKNQFIIYFIFFTVLIILSTSYFYVNKYKEDINNVFDKYGQNILENSIPLLFNYILVEDYYRIQETLNHLRKNKDIDRISLVDTKGKIIADTDISKLGLKFEGIQHEDLALFKKELRVNNLNYGTIYLYLNKSKIRDEISLLYGNVIVFVVFFSVAAIFIGTVISTLLTKPLNNFLNLIETFKTKRYIPSSENIIAPREIAVIYSDFYDMMRLIEEREASLNIAMLDLKNIKDFIQQIVDSLPISLVTVNSKLVITFYNSKFLNLFGLQGDLVNKNLADVLQNQDFDDIYKIIKESKEAFYRRMKLSTHPNSFFDITLFKIETLQGINIGISIEDVTEEVEKDNIIFHTQKMDSLGVLAGGIAHDINNVLAAIKNSLSVLKMMNCPENTKPILDTMEKSVYRASNIVKQILSFTRKQELKINIFSLNNVIKDILSILQNTADKSIEIEANIMDEELEILGDENQIEQALLNICINGCHSMTIMRSDGKKGGKLSIDVVKVSKDNQGFAKISISDTGVGIPREILDKIFDPFFTTKKAGEGTGLGLSIVDRIIRDHNGSITVRSEVNMGTTVDILLPISQLHSLKIESDKNLQERFDITALLVDDDNLVVESNIQLLNSLGINTISISSPLEAIDIFEGNKDKIDVCLIDIMMPKMSGIELSEMLLKIKPDLKIVLLSGFFKDPTIETFIKEKGLHFLQKPFSVDELVSVLKKIYS; encoded by the coding sequence ATGAGCCTTTTTTTAAAACTTAGACTTAAGAACCAATTTATCATCTATTTTATTTTTTTTACTGTGTTAATAATTCTTTCTACATCGTACTTTTATGTTAATAAGTATAAGGAAGATATCAATAATGTGTTTGATAAATATGGTCAGAATATACTTGAAAATAGTATACCACTACTATTCAATTACATTTTGGTGGAGGATTATTACAGAATACAGGAAACTTTGAATCACCTTAGAAAAAACAAAGATATAGATAGGATATCACTTGTCGATACTAAGGGGAAGATTATAGCTGATACGGATATATCTAAATTAGGTTTAAAGTTTGAAGGCATACAACATGAGGATTTGGCGCTTTTTAAGAAAGAGTTACGGGTGAATAATCTAAACTATGGCACCATTTATCTATATCTAAATAAATCTAAAATAAGGGATGAAATTAGTCTTCTTTATGGGAATGTGATCGTATTTGTAGTTTTTTTCTCAGTTGCTGCTATTTTTATAGGGACAGTTATATCCACGCTACTTACAAAACCTTTAAATAATTTTCTAAACCTCATTGAAACATTTAAAACTAAAAGATACATTCCATCTTCTGAAAATATAATAGCTCCCAGAGAGATAGCAGTAATCTACTCAGACTTTTATGATATGATGAGGCTCATCGAAGAAAGGGAGGCATCATTAAATATAGCTATGCTGGATTTGAAAAATATTAAAGATTTTATACAGCAGATAGTAGATTCTCTACCCATCTCTTTAGTTACAGTTAATAGTAAACTGGTGATCACTTTTTACAATTCAAAGTTTCTTAATCTTTTTGGGCTACAAGGTGATCTTGTGAATAAAAATCTTGCAGATGTACTTCAAAACCAAGATTTTGATGATATTTATAAGATTATCAAGGAAAGTAAAGAAGCTTTTTATCGTAGGATGAAGCTGAGTACCCATCCAAACTCTTTCTTTGATATCACCCTTTTTAAAATAGAAACGTTACAAGGAATAAATATTGGTATCTCTATTGAAGATGTCACCGAAGAGGTGGAGAAAGATAACATTATCTTCCATACTCAAAAGATGGATTCCCTTGGGGTGTTAGCAGGTGGTATTGCCCACGATATCAATAATGTTCTTGCTGCTATAAAAAACTCCCTTTCTGTATTAAAAATGATGAATTGTCCTGAAAATACTAAACCTATTTTAGATACAATGGAGAAATCTGTCTATAGAGCTTCAAATATTGTAAAACAGATTCTTTCATTTACCAGAAAACAGGAGTTGAAAATAAATATATTTAGTTTAAACAATGTCATAAAGGATATTTTATCAATTCTACAAAATACTGCAGATAAGTCGATAGAAATAGAGGCTAATATAATGGATGAGGAGCTGGAAATTTTAGGGGATGAAAATCAGATTGAGCAGGCTTTACTCAATATATGTATAAACGGCTGCCATTCTATGACCATTATGAGAAGTGATGGTAAAAAAGGTGGTAAGCTATCGATAGATGTAGTAAAAGTATCGAAGGATAATCAGGGGTTTGCCAAAATATCTATTTCAGACACAGGTGTTGGGATCCCAAGAGAGATATTGGATAAGATATTTGATCCCTTTTTTACCACTAAGAAAGCCGGTGAAGGTACAGGGCTTGGTCTATCAATAGTTGATCGTATCATAAGGGATCACAACGGGAGCATAACTGTAAGATCGGAAGTGAACATGGGTACAACGGTGGATATACTTTTACCCATTAGTCAGTTGCATTCTTTGAAAATTGAGTCTGATAAGAATTTGCAGGAAAGGTTTGATATAACAGCTCTTTTGGTGGATGATGATAATTTGGTTGTAGAGTCAAATATTCAACTGCTAAATTCTTTGGGCATAAATACCATATCAATAAGCTCCCCTTTGGAGGCAATAGATATTTTTGAAGGGAACAAAGATAAAATAGATGTATGCCTTATAGATATAATGATGCCAAAGATGTCTGGTATAGAGCTTTCTGAAATGCTTCTAAAGATAAAACCAGATCTTAAGATTGTGCTGCTTTCCGGTTTTTTCAAGGATCCTACCATAGAGACTTTTATAAAAGAAAAAGGTCTTCATTTTCTTCAGAAACCCTTTTCAGTGGATGAACTGGTAAGTGTTTTGAAAAAGATATACTCTTAA
- a CDS encoding PhnD/SsuA/transferrin family substrate-binding protein has protein sequence MRIIKVFMFIILFQSFLYAECTLKMGVFPYTNPQKIANDYSYIANNISKYTGCQVLVHSAKDHDDYMLKAKGMEYDILVPCTSCFVALIKNNVKLEVLATGHPSFKGAVIVRSDSDITDIKQIKGKKVAAVGKYSFGGFTFLKLKLATMGIDIEKENTVVFLGSTDNIIMSVLNGKVDVGITRLDVLDEQIYRDARKQLKIIYESSPIPHFPFAVPSTMNSELKSKILKALIEYTPPTDGCRLGFTKIVKSSNEEYLKFAKEYNLK, from the coding sequence ATGAGGATAATAAAAGTTTTCATGTTTATTATATTATTCCAATCTTTTCTGTATGCGGAGTGTACTTTGAAGATGGGTGTTTTCCCTTATACCAATCCCCAAAAGATAGCTAATGATTACTCTTATATAGCAAACAATATAAGTAAATATACAGGCTGTCAGGTTTTGGTGCACAGTGCTAAAGATCATGATGATTATATGTTAAAAGCTAAGGGGATGGAATATGATATACTTGTGCCTTGTACAAGCTGTTTTGTTGCTTTGATTAAAAATAATGTTAAGTTAGAGGTGTTGGCTACAGGACATCCATCTTTTAAAGGTGCTGTAATTGTAAGAAGCGACTCTGATATAACGGACATCAAACAGATCAAAGGGAAAAAGGTTGCTGCTGTTGGGAAATATTCTTTTGGTGGTTTTACATTTTTAAAATTAAAGCTTGCAACAATGGGTATAGATATTGAGAAGGAGAACACAGTTGTTTTTCTTGGTAGTACGGACAACATCATCATGTCGGTATTAAATGGTAAAGTGGATGTGGGTATCACGAGGCTTGATGTCCTTGATGAACAGATCTATAGGGATGCCAGAAAACAATTAAAGATAATATATGAAAGCTCACCAATCCCCCACTTCCCTTTTGCTGTGCCATCAACTATGAATAGTGAACTGAAATCAAAGATACTAAAAGCCCTCATTGAATACACGCCACCTACTGATGGGTGTAGGTTGGGGTTTACTAAAATAGTTAAGAGCTCCAACGAGGAGTACCTGAAATTTGCAAAGGAATATAATTTAAAATGA
- a CDS encoding MFS transporter produces the protein MKNRFFMFFVIISMYYLSYFYRVSTAVISPDLMRDFAITAEALGLLSGFYFYTFAAAQFPLGPILDKYGPRRTVVFFSIFTIVGSLMFALSPTYMYAVIGRALIGLGVSCAYMATLKFLSIWFSRDQFGTMSAFSMAIGNIGALTATVPLAILSNSIGWRNSFVLITFVTLISAILIWKFVEDKELPRSEQSSEKKGFLLILRNKNFWIVAIMQFFWFGTFVGIQGLWGGPFLMDVFGLTKTEAGKIISMIAIGFIFGGPFMGYISDKVFRSRKWVVIAGLSIFMLILVLLTKTNDSTAKLTLYLLFFIYGFFGSAGIIGYSHAKERFPLSQAGTVMSWINFFAIFGAAVFQHVMGMVLDFYGKQNGKYPIEAYKATFFICIAGILISLILYFLSDEKDS, from the coding sequence ATGAAAAATCGATTTTTCATGTTTTTTGTGATTATATCCATGTATTATCTTTCATATTTTTATAGGGTCTCCACTGCTGTTATCTCTCCCGATCTGATGAGAGATTTTGCCATTACGGCAGAGGCTCTTGGACTTTTGAGTGGATTTTATTTTTATACGTTTGCCGCTGCCCAGTTCCCTTTGGGGCCCATACTCGATAAATATGGCCCAAGAAGGACGGTGGTATTTTTCAGTATTTTTACCATAGTCGGTTCGTTGATGTTTGCGCTGTCTCCTACTTATATGTATGCCGTAATCGGTAGAGCATTGATCGGTTTGGGTGTATCGTGTGCTTATATGGCTACATTGAAATTTTTATCTATATGGTTTTCAAGGGATCAGTTTGGGACGATGTCTGCATTCTCTATGGCCATAGGGAATATAGGTGCATTAACAGCAACTGTACCCCTTGCCATACTAAGTAATTCCATTGGCTGGAGAAATTCGTTTGTTCTCATTACTTTTGTCACACTCATTTCGGCTATTTTAATATGGAAGTTTGTTGAAGATAAAGAACTACCCAGATCAGAACAGTCCAGTGAGAAGAAAGGTTTTCTTTTAATTTTGAGAAATAAGAATTTTTGGATTGTTGCTATAATGCAGTTCTTTTGGTTTGGTACCTTTGTGGGTATTCAGGGGTTATGGGGTGGACCATTTCTTATGGATGTGTTTGGGTTGACCAAGACAGAGGCTGGTAAAATAATCAGTATGATAGCCATAGGTTTTATATTTGGTGGGCCTTTTATGGGTTATATATCCGATAAAGTTTTCAGATCAAGGAAATGGGTTGTCATCGCAGGGCTTTCGATATTTATGCTCATTCTTGTGTTGCTAACAAAGACTAATGATTCTACAGCTAAACTAACCCTTTATTTACTGTTCTTTATATATGGATTTTTTGGGTCAGCGGGGATTATAGGATATTCCCATGCAAAGGAGCGCTTTCCGTTAAGCCAAGCTGGTACAGTTATGAGTTGGATAAACTTTTTTGCAATTTTTGGTGCTGCTGTTTTCCAGCATGTGATGGGTATGGTTTTAGATTTCTATGGAAAACAGAATGGAAAATACCCCATAGAGGCATACAAAGCTACTTTCTTTATCTGTATTGCAGGTATATTGATCTCCCTTATTCTCTATTTTTTAAGTGATGAAAAGGATAGCTGA
- a CDS encoding LapA family protein produces the protein MNLIINIIKIMLLIVVIIFSAINIQSVDLYYFIGKDPIKIPLFLLIILSFLIGFVVSWILSLKRSLRKFMEVQSLKSELKRAKEELTNLKSAPLKREGK, from the coding sequence ATGAATCTAATCATTAATATCATAAAGATAATGCTACTTATTGTGGTTATAATCTTTTCTGCTATCAATATCCAATCGGTGGATCTTTACTATTTCATTGGTAAGGACCCAATTAAGATACCACTTTTTTTGTTGATAATACTGTCTTTTCTTATAGGATTTGTTGTTTCTTGGATTCTGTCCCTTAAAAGGTCTCTTAGGAAATTTATGGAGGTACAGTCGCTAAAATCAGAGTTGAAAAGGGCAAAGGAAGAGCTTACAAATCTTAAATCTGCTCCTTTAAAAAGGGAGGGGAAATAG
- the ccsA gene encoding cytochrome c biogenesis protein CcsA, whose amino-acid sequence MEKIVKSIDVLAVVSIIVALYFAFIYAPMEAIMGVIQRIFYFHVSSAWIAFFAFFVTFVCSIILLVTNNYLYDDIAESSAEIGVIFCTIVLITGPIWAKPAWGTWWTWDPRLTTTLILWFIYVGYIMLRKFVDEEDKRAKFSAALGIIGFIDVPIVFLSIRWWRTIHPNVLQEGGGGLHPDMKTALIVSVVAFTFLYISMLIKRVKLSLLTRKINSLTH is encoded by the coding sequence ATGGAAAAGATTGTTAAAAGTATTGATGTCTTAGCGGTTGTTTCTATTATTGTGGCGCTTTATTTTGCTTTTATCTATGCTCCCATGGAAGCGATTATGGGGGTTATCCAAAGGATATTTTATTTCCATGTTTCTTCAGCCTGGATAGCTTTTTTTGCTTTTTTTGTGACATTTGTTTGTAGTATTATTTTACTTGTTACAAACAATTACCTTTATGATGATATAGCAGAGTCCTCTGCAGAGATAGGCGTGATTTTTTGTACTATTGTCCTCATCACGGGTCCTATATGGGCCAAGCCGGCGTGGGGGACTTGGTGGACTTGGGATCCGAGGCTTACTACCACATTGATACTCTGGTTTATATATGTGGGTTATATAATGTTGAGAAAATTTGTGGATGAGGAGGATAAAAGGGCAAAGTTTTCTGCCGCTTTAGGGATTATAGGCTTTATAGATGTACCTATTGTTTTTTTATCCATACGGTGGTGGAGAACAATACATCCAAATGTTTTACAGGAAGGTGGTGGTGGACTTCATCCTGACATGAAAACTGCTCTTATTGTTTCAGTAGTGGCTTTTACGTTTCTTTATATTAGTATGCTTATAAAAAGGGTTAAGCTAAGTCTACTTACCAGAAAAATAAATTCATTAACCCATTAA
- a CDS encoding CcmD family protein, with protein sequence MKNLEFLFAAYTVIWVLLGAYFFSLNKKIKNLQHKIEQLESDRDRG encoded by the coding sequence ATGAAAAATTTAGAGTTTCTTTTTGCTGCGTATACCGTTATATGGGTTCTGCTGGGGGCATATTTCTTTAGCCTAAATAAAAAGATTAAAAACTTACAGCACAAGATAGAACAATTGGAATCTGATAGGGATAGGGGATAG
- a CDS encoding class I SAM-dependent methyltransferase — translation MTSNPLRYTYFNSGNLFSIHQRELLFFKLLKGLSIQTFQDKKILDIGCGTGGELRRFIQYGAKPENIVGFDLNYGRVKEAKDISPNVLFLNSNAVNLPFPDESFDIVSQFTVFSSILSTQERELAAKEMKRVLKKKGVIVFYDFHFSNPKNKHIRPVKRSEIKHWFVGYDIKMIRTTLYQPLRERIAPFSWLLCYLLESVKIFNTHYICVIRRKNESNH, via the coding sequence ATGACCTCTAACCCCTTAAGGTATACCTATTTTAATAGCGGTAACCTATTCTCCATACATCAAAGGGAGCTACTTTTTTTTAAACTTCTCAAAGGGCTTTCTATACAGACATTCCAGGACAAAAAAATATTGGATATAGGCTGTGGTACAGGTGGTGAGCTTAGACGATTCATCCAGTATGGTGCAAAACCTGAAAATATTGTAGGCTTTGACTTGAATTATGGAAGGGTAAAAGAGGCCAAAGACATTTCACCCAATGTACTCTTTTTGAACTCGAATGCAGTAAATCTGCCATTTCCCGATGAGTCTTTCGATATTGTTAGCCAGTTTACGGTATTTTCCTCAATTTTATCTACACAAGAGAGGGAATTAGCTGCTAAAGAGATGAAACGTGTTTTAAAAAAGAAAGGGGTGATCGTTTTTTACGATTTCCACTTTTCAAATCCTAAAAATAAGCATATAAGACCAGTGAAAAGATCTGAGATTAAGCATTGGTTTGTAGGGTATGATATAAAGATGATCAGGACAACACTTTATCAGCCATTAAGGGAAAGGATTGCACCTTTTTCATGGCTTTTGTGTTATTTGCTCGAATCTGTTAAAATATTTAATACCCATTATATCTGTGTCATAAGGAGGAAAAATGAATCTAATCATTAA
- a CDS encoding DUF4139 domain-containing protein produces MVLVFTIKIVVYGFLNLGIVSKTEKIVYEYEITMKNGKTKDINLVVKDNCPVSLNERIKVQ; encoded by the coding sequence ATGGTACTTGTTTTCACAATCAAAATTGTTGTTTATGGCTTTTTAAATTTGGGGATTGTGTCAAAGACTGAAAAGATAGTGTATGAGTATGAGATAACTATGAAGAATGGCAAAACAAAGGATATAAACCTTGTAGTAAAAGATAACTGTCCGGTTTCTCTAAACGAACGGATAAAGGTCCAGTGA
- a CDS encoding HIT domain-containing protein — MEKIWAPWRMRYIDGSHKDDGCIFCEKPKQNSDKENLIVYRGEYAFAIMNLFPYTNGHTMVTPYRHTALFEDLTDKEVLDIHNVASKIMKAIKKIMNPDGFNLGYNLGRTAGAGIVDHIHFHIVPRWNGDTNFMPVIAEVKVISEHIEQTYDKIIQGLTLIT; from the coding sequence ATGGAAAAGATCTGGGCACCATGGAGAATGAGATATATTGATGGTTCCCATAAGGATGATGGTTGTATATTCTGTGAAAAACCGAAACAGAATAGCGATAAAGAAAACCTTATCGTCTATAGGGGGGAATATGCTTTTGCTATAATGAATCTTTTCCCTTATACAAATGGTCATACAATGGTTACACCTTATAGGCATACTGCTTTATTTGAGGATCTAACGGATAAAGAGGTTCTCGATATCCACAACGTGGCATCAAAGATAATGAAAGCTATAAAGAAAATAATGAATCCTGACGGATTTAATCTCGGCTACAATCTTGGTAGAACTGCTGGAGCTGGTATTGTGGATCATATACATTTCCATATTGTACCCAGATGGAATGGGGATACCAATTTTATGCCCGTTATTGCTGAAGTAAAGGTGATTTCCGAACATATAGAACAGACCTACGACAAGATTATTCAAGGGTTAACTTTGATAACGTGA
- a CDS encoding SprT-like domain-containing protein: MMKILEHKILEICRSVQRLFGFWLLDEVVINFNLKGRSAGKYIPARSEIRLNAELLERYPEIVANDILIHEVAHHIVFRLYKKSVKPHGAEWKEICRKLDYEPRVYHDLPVKNSKVFKRDYIYGCKCMQYRFTSIRHNKAQRGIVYYCKKCQNRLRFVKIDKVEC, translated from the coding sequence ATGATGAAGATTTTAGAACATAAAATATTAGAGATATGTAGATCAGTGCAACGTCTATTTGGGTTCTGGTTGCTGGACGAGGTGGTAATAAATTTCAATTTAAAAGGTAGATCCGCAGGTAAATATATACCTGCAAGATCCGAAATCAGGCTAAATGCTGAGCTATTGGAGAGATACCCTGAAATAGTTGCTAATGACATATTGATCCATGAGGTTGCCCATCATATAGTTTTTAGATTGTATAAAAAGAGTGTAAAGCCTCATGGTGCTGAATGGAAGGAGATATGCCGCAAGCTTGATTATGAGCCGAGGGTATACCACGATCTGCCGGTAAAAAACTCAAAGGTTTTTAAAAGAGATTATATTTATGGTTGTAAATGTATGCAATACCGTTTTACATCTATTAGACATAACAAGGCCCAAAGGGGTATTGTTTATTATTGTAAAAAGTGTCAAAATAGATTAAGGTTTGTCAAAATAGACAAGGTTGAGTGCTGA